A part of Roseitalea porphyridii genomic DNA contains:
- a CDS encoding cytochrome-c peroxidase encodes MRSFAVAACALLVWSGVAEAADLPPPVTDAMYVPVDEAEARLGWQLFWDPILSGNRNISCATCHHPRFGTGDGVSLALGEGGIGLGPDRRVDPDNRPEQRIPRNAPALFNLGAREFTVMFHDGRIEADPARPSGLRTPLEDEMVAGFDNILSAQTMFPVLSQDEMAGHYGENDISTAVRQGLITGEGGAWDLISQRVAAIDAYREQFETVYPEIAGGAPIRFTDISNAIAAFIAFEWRSDGSAFDAVLRGEAELAGEAARGMELFYGAADCARCHQGPFLTDHDFHAMGQPQIGPGKGARFETHRRDVGRMRVTGDPADAYRFRTPSLRNVALTAPYGHAGAFATLEAFVRHHVDPRTELAAYDAAQAVLPTLEGADDFAVLDDAGELSAIADVVEIAPVALEDRDVAALVAFLKTLTDEAAAKGRFGIPDAVPSGLKVER; translated from the coding sequence ATGCGCAGTTTCGCCGTTGCCGCATGCGCGCTGCTGGTCTGGTCCGGCGTCGCCGAGGCGGCCGACCTGCCGCCGCCGGTCACCGATGCGATGTATGTACCGGTCGACGAGGCCGAGGCGCGGCTCGGCTGGCAGCTCTTCTGGGACCCGATCCTGTCGGGCAACCGCAACATCTCGTGCGCGACCTGCCATCATCCCCGCTTCGGCACCGGCGACGGCGTGTCGCTGGCGCTCGGCGAGGGCGGCATCGGGCTGGGCCCCGACCGCCGGGTCGATCCCGACAACCGGCCCGAGCAGCGCATCCCCCGCAACGCGCCGGCCCTGTTCAATCTGGGCGCGCGCGAGTTCACCGTGATGTTCCATGACGGACGGATCGAAGCCGATCCGGCGCGCCCGTCGGGTCTGCGCACGCCGCTCGAGGACGAGATGGTGGCCGGGTTCGACAACATCCTGTCCGCGCAGACCATGTTTCCGGTGCTGTCGCAGGACGAGATGGCCGGCCATTATGGCGAGAACGACATCTCGACGGCCGTGCGCCAGGGGCTGATCACGGGCGAGGGGGGCGCGTGGGACCTGATTTCGCAGCGCGTGGCGGCCATCGATGCGTACCGGGAGCAGTTCGAGACGGTCTATCCGGAAATCGCGGGCGGTGCGCCGATCCGCTTCACCGACATCTCCAACGCGATCGCCGCGTTCATCGCGTTCGAATGGCGCTCGGACGGAAGCGCCTTCGACGCGGTGCTGCGCGGCGAGGCCGAACTGGCGGGCGAGGCAGCGCGCGGCATGGAACTGTTCTATGGCGCGGCGGACTGCGCGCGCTGCCATCAGGGGCCGTTCCTGACCGATCATGATTTCCACGCCATGGGCCAGCCGCAGATCGGCCCGGGCAAGGGCGCTCGGTTCGAAACGCACAGGCGCGATGTCGGCCGCATGCGGGTGACGGGCGATCCGGCCGACGCCTACCGGTTCCGCACCCCGTCGCTACGCAACGTGGCGCTGACCGCGCCCTATGGCCATGCCGGCGCGTTCGCAACGCTCGAGGCGTTCGTGCGGCACCATGTCGATCCACGTACCGAGCTCGCCGCTTACGACGCCGCGCAGGCCGTGCTGCCGACGCTCGAGGGCGCGGACGATTTCGCGGTTCTGGACGATGCGGGCGAATTGTCGGCGATTGCCGACGTCGTGGAGATCGCGCCGGTCGCGCTCGAAGACCGCGACGTCGCCGCGCTCGTCGCCTTCCTGAAAACGCTCACCGACGAGGCCGCCGCCAAGGGCCGCTTCGGCATACCCGATGCGGTGCCGAGCGGGCTGAAGGTGGAGCGTTAG
- a CDS encoding MaoC/PaaZ C-terminal domain-containing protein, translating into MNTYRNTPFDALEVGMEASAQRLCRAEDFLVYASSSGNHNPVHLPKSDHDGDGKADEPIAPSMWVASLISSVLGNQLPGPGTLYDSQSLRFLGRAHAGDELTVHVRLTEKRDERIAVFVTTITKADGTPIVEGEATVIAPAAGMSFEADDLPGLTVQRHVHFDRLLELAEPLPPCRPPWWRRTIPIRLAARCWRQSAR; encoded by the coding sequence ATGAACACCTATCGCAACACGCCGTTCGACGCGCTCGAAGTGGGCATGGAAGCCTCGGCCCAGCGTCTGTGCCGCGCCGAGGACTTTCTCGTCTACGCCTCCTCGTCGGGCAATCACAATCCGGTGCACCTGCCCAAGTCCGACCACGACGGCGACGGAAAGGCCGACGAGCCGATCGCGCCCTCCATGTGGGTCGCATCGCTGATCTCGTCCGTGCTCGGCAACCAGTTGCCCGGACCCGGCACGCTCTATGACAGCCAGAGCCTGCGCTTTCTGGGCCGCGCCCATGCCGGCGACGAGCTGACGGTCCATGTCCGGCTCACCGAAAAGCGCGACGAGCGCATCGCCGTGTTCGTGACCACCATCACGAAGGCCGACGGCACGCCGATCGTCGAGGGCGAGGCGACGGTCATCGCGCCGGCGGCCGGGATGAGCTTTGAGGCCGACGACCTGCCCGGCCTCACCGTGCAGCGGCACGTCCATTTCGACCGGCTTCTGGAACTGGCCGAGCCCCTGCCCCCCTGCCGACCGCCGTGGTGGCGCCGGACGATCCCAATTCGCTTGGCGGCGCGCTGCTGGCGGCAGAGCGCACGCTGA
- a CDS encoding bifunctional enoyl-CoA hydratase/phosphate acetyltransferase, translating into MAPDDPNSLGGALLAAERTLITPILVGSEKKIRETAVEMGVDLRPFEIVDAPTDSVAAARAVQLVHEGRAGAVMKGHLHTDDLLRAIVRTDGGLRTRRRLSHVFCMDVPGLDHLLMITDAAINIAPALNEKVDIIQNAIDLGRALGVETPKVAVLSAVETVNPKLPSTIEAAALAKMADRGQIRGGIVDGPLAMDNAVDEDAARTKGIRSLVAGHADILLAPNLEAANMIAKQLTFLAHAEAGGIVLGAKCPVILSSRADDDKARLASCAVAALYHDWQIRQ; encoded by the coding sequence GTGGCGCCGGACGATCCCAATTCGCTTGGCGGCGCGCTGCTGGCGGCAGAGCGCACGCTGATCACGCCGATCCTTGTCGGCAGCGAGAAAAAGATCCGCGAAACGGCCGTCGAAATGGGCGTCGATCTGCGCCCGTTCGAGATCGTCGACGCGCCGACCGACTCGGTCGCGGCGGCGCGCGCCGTCCAGCTCGTCCATGAAGGCCGGGCAGGCGCGGTCATGAAGGGACACCTGCACACCGACGACCTGCTGCGTGCCATCGTGCGCACCGATGGCGGCCTGCGCACGCGGCGCCGGCTCAGCCACGTCTTCTGCATGGACGTGCCGGGCCTCGATCACCTGCTGATGATCACCGACGCGGCGATCAACATCGCCCCGGCGCTCAACGAGAAGGTCGACATCATCCAGAACGCGATCGATCTGGGTCGCGCGCTCGGCGTCGAAACGCCAAAGGTCGCGGTGCTGTCGGCGGTCGAGACGGTCAATCCGAAGCTGCCCTCGACCATCGAGGCGGCGGCGCTCGCCAAGATGGCCGACCGGGGTCAGATCCGCGGCGGCATCGTCGACGGCCCGCTCGCCATGGACAACGCGGTCGACGAGGACGCGGCGCGTACCAAGGGCATCCGCTCGCTGGTCGCCGGCCATGCCGACATCCTGCTCGCGCCCAATCTGGAGGCGGCCAACATGATCGCAAAGCAGCTCACCTTCCTGGCGCACGCCGAGGCGGGCGGCATCGTGCTCGGCGCCAAGTGCCCGGTGATCTTGTCAAGCCGCGCCGATGACGACAAGGCGCGCCTTGCCTCCTGCGCGGTGGCGGCCCTTTATCACGACTGGCAGATCAGGCAGTAG
- a CDS encoding acetate/propionate family kinase, with product MSDTVILTLNAGSSSIKFAVFEPGEEPALRASGQVENLSPSQQTRLIVDRDGDRQTADIAANDHAGALAAILDHAEQLFGGATVAGVGHRVVHGGTDFTVPTLLQPDTIAALRALEPLAPLHQPHNLACVEAASAAFPDALQIACFDTAFHRTHPFVNDTFALPRQWFDRGVRRYGFHGLSYDYITSEIARTEPDLSTGRVVIAHLGNGASMCAVRDGRSVGSTMGFTALDGLPMGTRCGQIDPGVLLYMMQHEGMGADAIADLLYRESGLKGLSGLTHDMRTLEASDNPRAAEAIDYFVFRIRRELGGMSAVLGGLDALVFTGGIGENSARVRREVCSGMDWLGIAIDHDRNAGNARDIGTDRVRVMVIPTNEELVMARAVAGALSAAH from the coding sequence ATGTCCGACACCGTCATCCTGACGCTGAACGCGGGCTCCTCGTCGATCAAGTTCGCGGTCTTCGAGCCCGGCGAAGAACCGGCCCTGCGCGCATCCGGTCAGGTGGAGAACCTGTCGCCGAGCCAGCAGACCCGGCTGATCGTCGACCGGGACGGCGACAGGCAGACCGCCGACATCGCCGCCAACGACCATGCCGGCGCGCTCGCCGCGATCCTCGATCATGCAGAACAATTGTTCGGCGGCGCCACGGTCGCCGGCGTCGGCCATCGCGTCGTCCATGGCGGCACGGACTTCACGGTCCCGACGCTGCTGCAACCGGACACGATCGCCGCCCTGCGTGCGCTCGAACCACTCGCGCCTCTGCACCAGCCGCACAACCTGGCCTGCGTCGAGGCCGCTTCGGCCGCCTTTCCGGACGCGCTGCAGATCGCCTGCTTCGACACCGCGTTCCACCGCACCCATCCGTTCGTCAACGACACCTTCGCCCTGCCCCGGCAATGGTTCGACCGCGGCGTGCGCCGCTACGGCTTTCACGGCCTGTCCTACGACTACATTACCTCGGAGATCGCCCGCACCGAGCCGGACTTGTCCACGGGCCGCGTCGTCATCGCCCATCTGGGCAATGGCGCGTCCATGTGCGCGGTCCGTGACGGGCGTTCGGTCGGCTCGACCATGGGTTTCACCGCGCTCGACGGCCTGCCGATGGGAACGCGCTGCGGTCAGATCGACCCGGGCGTGCTCCTGTACATGATGCAGCATGAGGGCATGGGCGCCGACGCCATCGCCGATCTTCTCTACCGCGAAAGCGGGCTGAAGGGCCTGTCCGGCCTGACCCATGACATGCGCACGCTGGAAGCCAGCGACAATCCGCGCGCGGCCGAGGCGATCGACTATTTCGTCTTCCGCATCCGCCGCGAACTGGGCGGCATGAGCGCGGTGCTCGGCGGGCTCGACGCGCTGGTCTTCACCGGCGGCATCGGCGAGAATTCGGCCCGCGTGCGGCGCGAGGTCTGTTCGGGCATGGATTGGCTGGGCATCGCCATCGACCACGACAGGAACGCCGGCAACGCCCGCGATATCGGCACGGACCGGGTCCGCGTGATGGTGATCCCGACCAACGAGGAACTGGTGATGGCGCGCGCCGTCGCAGGCGCCCTGTCGGCGGCTCACTGA